A window of Leptotrichia wadei contains these coding sequences:
- a CDS encoding DUF969 domain-containing protein, which yields MNLWILIGIVIIVVGFSLKLDVLAVVLTAGIATGIAAKMNFFEILGIIGKAFVDNRLMSIFLISLPVIAVLERYGLRERSAALIEKLKNATAGRILGLYMVIRSIASALSIRIGGHIQFIRPLIYPMSEAAAKAHKNQDLTEKQTEELKSLSAAIENYGNFFSQNIFVGASGLLLIQTTLKENGYAVSLKQLALSSIPIGIIAIIFTFIQVYIYDKKIILSKGGKK from the coding sequence ATGAATTTATGGATACTTATTGGTATTGTTATTATTGTAGTGGGATTTTCTTTGAAGCTAGATGTGCTGGCTGTGGTGCTTACTGCTGGTATAGCTACTGGAATTGCTGCAAAAATGAATTTTTTTGAAATTCTTGGAATTATTGGAAAGGCTTTTGTGGATAATAGACTTATGTCAATTTTTTTGATTAGTTTGCCAGTCATTGCAGTCCTTGAAAGATATGGACTTAGAGAAAGAAGTGCAGCTTTAATTGAAAAATTAAAAAATGCGACTGCTGGTAGAATCTTAGGACTTTATATGGTAATCCGTTCGATTGCGAGTGCATTGTCAATTAGAATTGGTGGGCATATTCAGTTTATACGACCTCTTATTTACCCAATGTCTGAAGCTGCTGCAAAAGCTCATAAAAATCAGGATTTAACAGAAAAGCAAACTGAAGAGTTAAAAAGTTTAAGTGCTGCAATTGAAAATTATGGAAATTTCTTTTCACAAAACATATTTGTCGGTGCATCGGGACTTCTTTTGATTCAGACTACACTGAAGGAAAATGGATATGCTGTATCTTTGAAGCAATTGGCGCTATCTTCAATACCAATTGGGATAATTGCAATAATTTTCACTTTTATTCAAGTATATATTTATGATAAAAAAATAATTTTGAGCAAAGGAGGTAAAAAATAA
- a CDS encoding DUF979 domain-containing protein — translation MEIKALLKLLTQIIYILCGLVSISTGIRGLKNEKAKIGTFLFWTILGIIFIFGEAIPYKVTGGLLVILAIITVTKQLHIGKFENISSQFKIAQSEKLKNKIFIPAVLIGIAAFLILQFKIGKTAIPPALGIGGGSLVALLAAAIIIKPKFSETNEDTSKLLMQIGATAILPQLLAALGAVFTKAGVGKVIAASISSVVPTGNIFVGIVIYAIGMVIFTMIMGNAFAAFSVITAGIGIPFIIKNGGNPAIIGALGMTAGYCGTLMTPMAANFNIVPASILEIKDKYGIIKVQAPMALLLLVTHVILMLLLFGVK, via the coding sequence ATGGAAATAAAAGCTCTTTTAAAACTTTTGACACAAATTATTTATATTCTTTGCGGACTTGTCAGTATAAGTACTGGAATTAGAGGATTGAAAAATGAAAAGGCAAAAATAGGAACATTTTTGTTTTGGACTATTCTTGGGATAATATTTATTTTTGGAGAAGCTATTCCATATAAGGTTACTGGCGGACTTCTTGTAATTCTTGCCATAATTACTGTAACAAAACAATTACATATTGGAAAATTTGAAAATATTTCTTCACAATTCAAAATCGCACAAAGTGAAAAATTAAAAAATAAAATTTTCATCCCAGCTGTATTAATTGGAATTGCCGCTTTTCTAATACTTCAATTTAAAATTGGAAAAACTGCTATACCACCCGCATTAGGTATCGGTGGAGGGTCACTTGTCGCTCTTCTAGCAGCTGCAATTATCATAAAACCAAAATTCAGCGAAACAAATGAAGATACTTCAAAACTTCTTATGCAAATTGGTGCAACTGCCATTTTGCCACAGCTTCTTGCTGCATTAGGTGCTGTATTCACTAAAGCTGGAGTTGGAAAAGTAATAGCCGCCAGCATTTCATCTGTTGTTCCAACTGGAAATATCTTTGTAGGAATCGTTATTTATGCTATTGGAATGGTTATATTCACTATGATTATGGGAAATGCCTTTGCTGCATTTTCAGTAATAACTGCAGGAATTGGAATCCCATTTATTATCAAAAATGGTGGAAATCCAGCTATTATTGGTGCTTTAGGAATGACCGCTGGCTATTGCGGAACTCTTATGACTCCAATGGCAGCAAACTTCAATATTGTCCCTGCTTCAATTTTGGAAATAAAAGATAAATATGGAATTATAAAAGTCCAAGCTCCAATGGCTTTATTACTGCTTGTAACACATGTTATACTTATGCTATTGTTATTTGGAGTAAAATAA
- the pcp gene encoding pyroglutamyl-peptidase I: MKILVTGFDPFGGEPINPAIESVKKLPDNIAGAQIIKLEIPTVKGKSIKKIEKAIEEHNPDVILSIGQAGGRFDISVERVGINLDDFRIPDNEGNQTIDESIFPDGENAYFVDLPVKAMVKNIQKNKIPASVSYTAGTFICNHVLYGTLYLINKKYKSKKSGFIHIPFLPEQVINKKNTPSMELNTIVKGLIAAIEAIVKNDKDIKETGGTIC; this comes from the coding sequence ATGAAAATATTAGTTACTGGCTTTGACCCTTTTGGAGGTGAGCCCATAAATCCTGCTATCGAATCAGTTAAAAAATTACCTGATAATATTGCAGGAGCACAAATTATCAAATTGGAAATTCCGACAGTAAAAGGAAAATCTATAAAAAAAATTGAAAAGGCTATTGAAGAGCATAATCCAGATGTTATCTTGTCAATCGGACAAGCAGGCGGAAGATTTGATATTTCCGTTGAACGAGTTGGAATAAATCTTGATGATTTCCGAATACCTGACAACGAAGGAAATCAAACTATTGATGAGTCAATTTTTCCAGATGGAGAAAACGCATATTTTGTAGATCTTCCTGTAAAAGCTATGGTAAAAAACATACAAAAAAATAAAATTCCAGCTTCAGTTTCGTACACTGCAGGAACTTTCATCTGTAATCATGTTCTTTACGGTACACTTTATTTAATAAATAAAAAATATAAAAGCAAAAAATCTGGATTTATTCATATTCCATTTTTACCAGAGCAAGTTATTAATAAAAAAAATACACCATCAATGGAATTAAATACTATTGTAAAAGGTTTAATTGCCGCAATTGAAGCTATTGTAAAAAATGATAAAGATATTAAAGAAACTGGGGGAACTATTTGTTAG
- a CDS encoding RNA-guided endonuclease TnpB family protein, translated as MKYNLAFKYRIYPNKEQELLINKTFGCVRFVYNTILCIANKIYEETGKNKIITPASLKSENQFLKEVDSLALSNAQLNVKRSFMNFFQKRAKFPKFKSKKNNVKSYTTNCVNNSIRIEENKYLVLPKLKKVKLKYHREIPKDYKIKSVTLTNSNGNYYVSVLTEFEKEIQKIPSNDKVIGLDFSMSELFVSSENQRADYPRYFRMLEKKLKKLQKSLSRKVKFSKNWYRQKAKISKLHEYIKNCRRDFLHKLSKKLSEAYNAVVVEDLNIKGMSQALNFGKSVGDNGWGMFLKMLEYKLMFLGKQFLKIDKWFPSSKTCSKCGNIKEELKLSERSYKCECCGIEIDRDYNAALNIKNIGKAMLKY; from the coding sequence ATGAAATATAATTTAGCATTCAAATACAGAATTTATCCAAATAAAGAGCAGGAATTATTGATAAATAAGACTTTTGGATGTGTTCGTTTTGTTTACAATACGATTTTGTGTATCGCTAATAAAATTTATGAAGAAACTGGAAAAAATAAAATAATTACACCTGCCAGTTTGAAAAGTGAAAATCAATTTTTAAAAGAAGTAGATAGTCTGGCACTTTCAAATGCTCAATTGAATGTAAAACGATCGTTTATGAATTTCTTTCAGAAGAGAGCGAAGTTTCCAAAGTTCAAATCTAAAAAGAATAATGTTAAAAGTTACACGACAAATTGTGTGAACAATTCGATACGAATTGAAGAAAACAAATATTTGGTTTTGCCAAAATTGAAAAAAGTAAAATTGAAATATCATAGAGAAATACCGAAGGATTACAAGATAAAGTCAGTAACATTGACAAACAGTAATGGAAATTACTATGTTTCTGTTTTGACGGAATTTGAAAAAGAAATTCAAAAAATACCAAGTAATGATAAAGTGATTGGACTTGATTTTTCAATGTCTGAATTATTTGTCAGCTCTGAAAACCAAAGAGCTGATTATCCAAGATATTTTAGGATGTTGGAGAAAAAATTGAAAAAATTACAGAAATCATTATCGAGAAAAGTAAAATTTTCTAAAAATTGGTATAGACAAAAAGCGAAAATATCAAAATTACATGAATATATTAAAAATTGTCGAAGAGATTTTTTACATAAATTATCGAAAAAATTGTCTGAAGCGTATAATGCTGTAGTTGTTGAGGATTTGAATATAAAAGGAATGAGCCAGGCATTAAATTTTGGTAAAAGTGTAGGAGATAATGGATGGGGAATGTTTTTGAAAATGCTTGAGTACAAGTTGATGTTTTTAGGGAAACAATTTTTGAAGATAGATAAGTGGTTTCCATCGTCGAAAACTTGCAGTAAATGTGGAAATATTAAAGAGGAACTGAAATTATCAGAAAGAAGTTATAAATGTGAGTGCTGTGGGATTGAAATTGATAGAGATTACAATGCGGCACTGAATATAAAAAACATTGGAAAAGCAATGTTGAAATATTAA
- the ybaK gene encoding Cys-tRNA(Pro) deacylase: MKHKKDKIAKTNALRQLDKQKIPYIIHTYEWSEDKSGGLGVAEKFPELAERVFKTIVLKGKSKNLYVCVIHGAAHLDLKKVAKACGEKNIDLLPLSELEKETGYIRGGCSPVGMKKLYRTFFDKEVEKFEKIMVSAGRRGLQMEVETEKLVGIVNGTVVDLLMEEIK; this comes from the coding sequence ATGAAACATAAGAAAGATAAAATAGCAAAAACAAATGCTTTAAGACAACTGGATAAACAAAAAATTCCATACATTATTCATACTTATGAATGGAGTGAAGATAAAAGCGGGGGACTTGGAGTTGCTGAAAAATTTCCTGAACTTGCAGAAAGAGTTTTTAAGACAATTGTGTTGAAGGGAAAAAGTAAAAATTTATATGTCTGTGTTATTCATGGAGCAGCTCATTTGGATTTGAAAAAGGTGGCGAAGGCTTGTGGGGAAAAAAATATTGATTTGTTGCCGCTTTCAGAGCTTGAGAAGGAAACAGGATATATTCGTGGGGGATGTTCTCCTGTGGGAATGAAAAAGCTGTATAGAACTTTTTTTGATAAGGAAGTGGAGAAATTTGAAAAAATAATGGTTTCAGCTGGCAGAAGAGGATTGCAGATGGAAGTGGAAACTGAAAAATTAGTTGGAATTGTGAATGGTACAGTTGTGGATTTGTTAATGGAAGAGATTAAATAG
- a CDS encoding NAD(P)/FAD-dependent oxidoreductase, protein MIRINNIKMPVIHNKNDLKKTVYKLYRINEEEVKSFEIAGQAIDARKKDNVVFVYAVDISFKFDEEMEKKRFENVKNVRKIEKKSYFTEKIENFTESENIKRPVVIGSGPAGIFAGLVLAEAGLKPIIIEQGKNVNEREKDVYNFFKTGKLEKYSNVQFGEGGAGTFSDGKLNTNTNNFRIQKVYDELILAGADPKINYMSKPHIGTDKLIEIMRKIRHKIESLGGEYRFSTKLIKINYEKTDSENNRIKSILVENVKNIEDTDENKTYEIPANIVVLAIGHSARDTFFMLNEENVTMERKTFSVGVRIEHLQSMINHSQYGKFANKLPAAEYKLNVKTSNGRGVYTFCMCPGGVVVPSSSEEERLVVNGMSYSKRDLENANSAILVNVFPEDFPGKSVLAGVEFQRRLEEKAFELGGRNYKAPIQLFGDFVNNKISTKLGKVKPSYLAGYKFANLNEIFPQYINDSIKEGIFLMDRKIKGFASYDAILSGVESRSSSPVKIPRNEKFFSNIEGLMPCGEGAGYAGGIMSAAVDGIKCAEYVIGYYQMICKTKE, encoded by the coding sequence ATGATTAGAATAAATAATATAAAAATGCCTGTAATACACAATAAAAATGATTTAAAAAAAACAGTTTATAAACTTTACAGAATTAATGAAGAAGAAGTAAAGTCCTTTGAAATCGCTGGACAGGCAATTGATGCGAGAAAAAAAGATAATGTTGTATTTGTTTATGCAGTAGATATTTCCTTTAAATTTGATGAGGAAATGGAAAAGAAAAGATTTGAAAATGTAAAAAATGTTAGAAAAATTGAGAAAAAATCTTATTTTACAGAAAAAATTGAGAATTTTACAGAAAGTGAAAATATAAAACGACCTGTTGTTATAGGAAGCGGACCTGCGGGAATCTTTGCTGGGCTTGTACTTGCTGAGGCTGGATTAAAGCCAATTATTATTGAACAGGGGAAAAATGTGAACGAACGGGAAAAGGATGTTTATAATTTTTTTAAAACTGGGAAACTTGAAAAGTATTCAAATGTGCAGTTTGGAGAAGGCGGTGCTGGAACGTTTTCAGATGGAAAATTGAATACAAATACAAATAATTTCAGGATTCAAAAGGTTTATGATGAATTAATTCTCGCTGGGGCTGATCCAAAAATTAATTATATGTCAAAACCACATATTGGAACTGATAAATTAATTGAAATAATGAGAAAAATTAGGCATAAAATTGAAAGCCTTGGTGGAGAATATAGATTTAGTACAAAATTAATAAAAATAAATTATGAAAAAACAGATTCTGAAAATAATAGAATAAAAAGTATTTTAGTTGAGAATGTGAAAAATATTGAAGATACTGATGAAAACAAAACCTATGAAATTCCAGCTAATATTGTAGTCTTAGCAATTGGACATAGTGCCAGAGATACTTTCTTTATGTTAAATGAAGAAAATGTTACTATGGAGCGAAAAACCTTTTCAGTTGGAGTTAGGATTGAACATCTTCAAAGTATGATAAATCATTCTCAATATGGAAAATTTGCCAATAAATTACCAGCTGCAGAATATAAATTAAACGTGAAAACAAGCAATGGACGTGGAGTTTATACGTTCTGTATGTGTCCAGGCGGAGTTGTTGTACCGTCTTCAAGTGAGGAAGAAAGGCTTGTTGTAAATGGAATGAGTTATTCAAAAAGGGACTTGGAAAATGCAAACTCAGCAATTTTAGTAAACGTATTTCCTGAAGATTTTCCAGGAAAAAGCGTCTTAGCTGGAGTAGAATTTCAAAGAAGATTGGAAGAAAAGGCATTTGAACTTGGTGGAAGAAATTACAAGGCTCCAATTCAGTTATTTGGTGATTTTGTAAATAATAAAATTTCAACAAAATTAGGAAAAGTAAAACCAAGTTATTTGGCAGGTTATAAATTTGCAAACTTAAATGAAATTTTTCCACAATATATAAATGATTCCATTAAAGAAGGAATTTTCTTGATGGATAGAAAAATAAAGGGATTTGCCAGTTATGATGCAATTTTATCGGGAGTAGAAAGTCGTAGCTCATCTCCAGTAAAAATTCCTAGAAATGAAAAGTTTTTCTCAAATATTGAAGGACTTATGCCTTGCGGAGAAGGTGCAGGATATGCTGGCGGGATTATGTCGGCTGCGGTTGATGGGATAAAATGTGCAGAGTATGTGATTGGGTATTATCAAATGATTTGTAAAACGAAGGAGTAA
- a CDS encoding BaiN/RdsA family NAD(P)/FAD-dependent oxidoreductase translates to MKREIAIIGGGASGFLTAITAKKNGKDVVILERKDRVLKKVLTTGNGRCNLTNVNASNQNYFGIEKMRQPIEKILGSFTSQDAMRFFEDEVGIICNEENRGKVYPLSGQAASIVDGLRFYAQSLGIEIITDFYAMKIEKEMFDFKIISEDKRQITAKKVVLATGGKSYPELGSNGSGYELAKKFGHTVTKLTPVIVQLKAEKEKIRGLKGIKSDVEVTAFGENEDGEKIKICTYDGELLFTDFGISGNVVFNISYVFPIYKNVEFEIDFMPKFTYNEIFEILKKRRKILKDFTMEQFFNGVVNKKLGQFLTKSAGIEKLSKSINDLTDNEIRKICTILKKYKIKIIDTNGFKVAQVTAGGIPLSEVNLENLESKKVKNLYFAGEILDVYGECGGFNLQWAWASGYFLGKNI, encoded by the coding sequence ATGAAAAGAGAAATAGCAATAATTGGTGGCGGTGCTTCGGGATTTTTAACAGCGATTACTGCCAAGAAGAATGGAAAAGATGTTGTCATTTTAGAAAGAAAGGACAGGGTTTTAAAAAAGGTTCTAACTACTGGAAATGGTCGATGTAATCTGACAAATGTAAATGCTTCAAATCAAAATTATTTTGGAATTGAAAAAATGAGGCAGCCAATTGAGAAAATTTTAGGAAGTTTTACTTCGCAAGATGCAATGAGATTTTTTGAAGATGAAGTTGGAATTATTTGCAACGAGGAGAATCGAGGAAAGGTTTATCCGCTTAGCGGACAGGCGGCTTCGATTGTGGATGGGCTTAGATTTTATGCGCAAAGCCTTGGAATAGAGATAATTACAGATTTTTACGCTATGAAAATTGAAAAGGAAATGTTTGATTTTAAGATAATTTCAGAAGATAAAAGGCAAATTACTGCAAAAAAGGTTGTCCTTGCCACTGGCGGTAAATCTTATCCTGAGCTGGGATCTAATGGAAGCGGGTATGAGCTGGCGAAAAAGTTTGGACATACTGTTACGAAATTAACGCCTGTTATTGTGCAGTTGAAGGCGGAAAAGGAGAAAATAAGGGGACTGAAGGGGATTAAGTCGGATGTGGAAGTTACGGCTTTTGGAGAAAATGAAGATGGAGAAAAAATAAAAATTTGTACTTATGATGGAGAATTGTTATTTACAGATTTTGGGATTTCTGGAAATGTGGTTTTTAATATTTCTTATGTTTTTCCAATTTACAAAAATGTAGAATTTGAAATTGACTTTATGCCAAAATTTACGTACAATGAGATTTTTGAAATTTTGAAAAAACGTCGAAAAATATTGAAAGATTTTACAATGGAACAGTTTTTCAATGGGGTTGTTAATAAGAAATTAGGACAATTTTTGACAAAATCTGCAGGAATAGAAAAATTATCGAAAAGTATAAATGATTTAACAGACAATGAAATTCGTAAAATTTGTACGATTTTGAAAAAATATAAAATAAAAATTATTGACACAAATGGATTTAAAGTGGCTCAAGTTACTGCTGGAGGAATTCCGTTAAGTGAAGTAAATTTAGAAAATCTAGAGTCTAAGAAAGTTAAAAATCTTTATTTTGCTGGAGAAATACTGGATGTTTATGGTGAATGTGGAGGATTTAATTTACAGTGGGCTTGGGCATCTGGATATTTTTTAGGAAAAAATATTTGA
- a CDS encoding competence/damage-inducible protein A, with translation MKAEIICVGTELLVGDIVNTNAQYISAKFTNIGIDLYYQTTVGDNYGRLKECLENAFKRVDLVITTGGLGPTVDDITKEVVADYFEEELEVIERYYDLIVKRYNERGFGEVASGGRKEASILKNSKLLENEVGLAPGFFYEKDNKKIIVLPGPPREMTWMVDNQVLPLLKQYSNDVLLMRTLEIRGIPEGRIDDRLKNYFEMSNPTVAPYAKEGCVHVRIAMKGDRGSSDYLIAEIDKIADEIKEIYPQAVEIKEN, from the coding sequence ATGAAAGCGGAAATTATATGTGTTGGAACAGAATTATTAGTTGGAGATATTGTAAATACGAATGCACAGTATATTTCAGCGAAGTTTACAAACATTGGGATTGATTTATATTATCAAACTACAGTTGGGGATAATTATGGACGGCTTAAAGAATGTCTGGAGAATGCTTTTAAAAGAGTTGATTTAGTAATTACTACTGGAGGACTTGGACCTACAGTTGATGATATTACGAAGGAAGTTGTGGCTGATTATTTTGAGGAAGAGCTGGAAGTTATTGAGAGGTATTATGATTTGATTGTGAAAAGATATAATGAGAGAGGCTTTGGAGAAGTGGCTTCTGGCGGAAGAAAGGAGGCTTCAATTTTAAAAAATTCAAAATTATTAGAAAATGAAGTTGGACTTGCACCTGGATTTTTTTATGAAAAGGATAATAAAAAAATAATAGTTTTACCAGGACCTCCAAGAGAAATGACATGGATGGTTGACAATCAAGTTTTGCCACTTTTGAAGCAATATTCAAATGATGTTTTATTAATGAGAACACTGGAAATAAGAGGAATTCCAGAAGGAAGAATTGATGATAGGTTAAAGAATTATTTTGAAATGTCAAATCCAACTGTTGCCCCTTATGCAAAGGAAGGGTGTGTTCACGTTAGAATTGCGATGAAGGGAGATCGTGGGAGTTCAGATTATTTGATTGCTGAAATTGATAAAATTGCAGATGAGATTAAAGAAATTTATCCGCAGGCTGTGGAAATTAAAGAAAATTAA
- the treC gene encoding alpha,alpha-phosphotrehalase: MIKDFEQKWWHKSVVYQIYPKSFNDTTGSGQGDIKGITQKLDYLKKLGVEVLWLTPMYKSPQNDNGYDISDYYNIDESYGIMEDFEEMLNEAHKRGLKIVMDIVINHSSTENEWFKKSEARDPEFEDFYIWKDPVDGKEPTNWESKFGGNAWQWSEKRGQYYLHLFDVTQADLNWENENVRKKLYEMIRYWLNKGVDGFRFDVINLISKDQRFLNDDGTDTRFVPDGRRYYTDGPRIHEFLKELHKEVFGESDLLTVGEMSSTAIENCIKYSNPDEKELAMTFSFHHLKVDYPNGEKWVKAPFDFVQLKKILSKWQIGMYEGNGWNATFWNNHDQPRALSRFGNDKKYHDESAKMLATVLHGLQGTPYVYQGEEFGMTNPYFDKIEKYRDVESTNIYKILLDRGCSEEEAIEILMQKSRDNSRTPVQWDDSKNAGFTEGTPWISVPENYKEINVKKALEDPNSVFYHYQNLIKLRRNEELLITGRYEDFDIENEKVYAYKRVGENAELIVISNFYGETCEFDVKGLDLENASILLSNYIEGPKISNDKIILKPYESIIFKK; this comes from the coding sequence ATGATAAAAGATTTTGAGCAAAAATGGTGGCATAAATCTGTTGTATACCAGATTTATCCAAAGAGTTTTAATGATACAACTGGAAGTGGACAAGGAGATATAAAAGGAATTACACAAAAATTAGATTATTTGAAGAAACTAGGAGTAGAGGTTTTGTGGTTGACACCGATGTATAAATCACCTCAAAATGATAATGGATATGATATTAGTGATTATTATAATATTGATGAGAGTTATGGGATAATGGAAGATTTTGAGGAAATGTTGAACGAGGCTCACAAAAGAGGATTGAAAATAGTGATGGATATTGTCATAAATCATTCTTCGACTGAAAATGAGTGGTTTAAAAAATCTGAAGCTAGAGATCCAGAATTTGAAGATTTTTACATTTGGAAAGATCCAGTTGATGGAAAAGAGCCTACAAACTGGGAATCAAAATTTGGTGGAAATGCTTGGCAATGGAGTGAAAAGAGAGGACAATATTATTTACATCTATTTGATGTGACTCAAGCTGACTTGAATTGGGAAAATGAAAATGTTAGAAAAAAATTGTATGAAATGATTAGATATTGGTTAAATAAAGGAGTAGACGGATTTAGATTTGATGTAATTAACTTGATTTCAAAAGATCAAAGATTCTTGAATGATGATGGAACTGATACTAGATTTGTGCCTGATGGAAGAAGATATTACACAGATGGGCCTAGAATTCATGAGTTCTTGAAAGAATTACATAAAGAGGTATTTGGAGAAAGTGATTTATTGACAGTTGGAGAAATGTCATCTACTGCCATTGAAAATTGTATAAAATACTCAAATCCTGATGAAAAAGAACTTGCTATGACATTTTCATTCCATCATTTGAAAGTGGATTATCCAAATGGTGAAAAATGGGTAAAAGCACCGTTTGATTTTGTGCAATTGAAGAAAATATTATCTAAATGGCAAATTGGAATGTATGAAGGGAATGGATGGAATGCAACTTTCTGGAATAATCACGATCAGCCAAGAGCATTGTCAAGATTTGGAAATGATAAAAAATATCACGATGAATCAGCAAAAATGTTAGCGACAGTTCTTCACGGATTACAAGGAACACCTTATGTTTATCAAGGTGAAGAATTTGGAATGACAAATCCATATTTTGATAAAATCGAGAAATATCGAGATGTTGAATCGACTAACATTTATAAAATTTTGTTGGATAGAGGATGTTCTGAAGAAGAAGCTATTGAAATTTTAATGCAAAAATCAAGAGATAACTCAAGAACGCCTGTTCAATGGGATGACTCTAAAAATGCAGGATTTACAGAAGGAACACCTTGGATTTCAGTTCCAGAAAATTACAAAGAAATTAACGTGAAAAAAGCGTTGGAAGATCCAAATTCTGTATTCTATCATTATCAAAATTTGATTAAATTGAGAAGAAATGAAGAATTGTTGATAACTGGAAGATATGAAGATTTTGATATTGAAAATGAAAAGGTTTATGCTTATAAGAGAGTTGGAGAAAATGCTGAATTAATAGTAATTTCTAATTTCTATGGTGAAACTTGCGAGTTTGATGTTAAAGGATTGGATTTAGAAAATGCGTCAATTTTATTGTCAAATTACATTGAAGGGCCTAAAATTTCAAATGATAAAATTATTTTGAAACCTTATGAAAGTATTATTTTTAAAAAATAA
- the trmD gene encoding tRNA (guanosine(37)-N1)-methyltransferase TrmD — translation MKFNVLTLFPELFEQYLSQTILKRASDKDIINFNIVNIRDYARNKHNQMDDIPFGGGAGMVLKPEAYWNFFYENYDFYNNENKNSKKPYVIFLSPQGKQLTHKKVTEFSKKEEIVLISGRYEGLDQRVIDKFVDEEISIGDYVLSSGDLPSLVIMDSVIRIKEGVIKKESFETDSFYNGLLGFPQYTRPVEIDGFTVPEVLRSGNHAKIDEYRRFHSIEKTMKNRMDLFEKKLENINEDLEFKKIYKKYLKNKN, via the coding sequence ATGAAATTTAACGTACTCACACTATTTCCAGAATTATTTGAGCAATATTTATCACAAACAATTCTAAAAAGAGCAAGTGATAAAGATATCATCAATTTTAATATTGTAAACATCAGAGATTATGCCAGAAATAAACACAATCAAATGGATGACATCCCTTTTGGCGGTGGTGCAGGAATGGTTCTAAAGCCAGAAGCCTACTGGAACTTCTTTTATGAAAACTACGATTTTTATAATAACGAAAATAAAAATTCAAAAAAGCCTTACGTAATTTTTTTATCTCCACAAGGAAAACAGCTAACCCATAAAAAAGTTACAGAATTTTCCAAAAAGGAGGAAATTGTCCTTATTTCAGGTCGTTACGAAGGATTAGATCAAAGAGTAATTGACAAATTTGTAGATGAGGAAATTTCTATTGGTGATTATGTCCTAAGTAGCGGAGATTTGCCATCCCTTGTAATTATGGATTCTGTAATTCGTATAAAAGAAGGAGTAATAAAAAAAGAATCTTTTGAAACAGATTCATTTTATAATGGACTATTGGGATTTCCACAATATACAAGACCGGTAGAAATTGATGGCTTTACTGTTCCGGAAGTTCTGCGAAGTGGAAATCATGCTAAAATTGATGAATATAGGCGATTTCATTCAATTGAAAAAACTATGAAAAATAGAATGGATTTATTTGAGAAAAAGTTGGAAAATATTAATGAAGATTTGGAATTTAAAAAGATTTACAAGAAGTATTTGAAAAATAAAAATTAG
- the rimM gene encoding ribosome maturation factor RimM (Essential for efficient processing of 16S rRNA) — MENLVNIGTIVGTHHLRGSVKINSIFENIELIQNERVLLEKNDKKRLLVVKNVKRLNDKKVILDFEGIDNVDSAKELNGYKVKIRRDLLPEKSEDNFYIKDIFGLEVFSENKKIGEIVDVMETAAHNILIIEDIDSKKEIMIPLIDEFVTKIDFPNGKMEVTLIDGMRE, encoded by the coding sequence ATGGAAAACTTAGTAAATATAGGAACAATTGTTGGAACACACCATTTACGAGGAAGCGTCAAAATTAACTCAATTTTTGAAAACATTGAACTTATCCAAAATGAGCGTGTTCTCCTTGAAAAAAATGATAAAAAAAGATTGCTTGTTGTAAAAAATGTAAAAAGATTAAATGACAAAAAAGTAATTTTAGATTTTGAAGGAATTGACAATGTTGATAGTGCAAAGGAATTAAATGGCTATAAAGTTAAAATTCGACGTGATTTATTGCCAGAAAAAAGTGAGGATAACTTTTATATAAAAGATATATTTGGACTAGAAGTATTTTCTGAAAATAAGAAAATTGGTGAAATTGTTGATGTAATGGAAACTGCTGCCCATAATATTTTAATTATCGAAGATATTGATTCCAAAAAAGAAATCATGATTCCACTAATTGATGAATTTGTAACAAAAATTGACTTTCCAAACGGGAAAATGGAAGTAACTCTAATTGATGGAATGCGAGAATAA